One Micromonospora sp. WMMD1120 genomic region harbors:
- a CDS encoding F0F1 ATP synthase subunit delta, which translates to MQAASRESYKVAAERLDAYVRGAEPSAVLATADAILSVAALLRREPRLRRALSEPARSGDDRAALLGDMLGGRIGADALDLLVSLVAGRWSAPSELLDGAERLGVEALLASADKAGELGEVEDELFRFGQVVAGQAALSNALADPVAPVEQRAALARELLADKARPATVRLVEVALAGFGGRSFTGALTRLVELAAERRDQQVAYVTVAAPLSDEDERRLGASLGAIYGREVSVKQTVDPNVLGGVSVRVGSDLYDGTILRRLNETRNALAKR; encoded by the coding sequence ATGCAGGCCGCCAGCCGGGAGTCGTACAAGGTCGCGGCCGAGCGCCTCGACGCGTACGTCCGCGGCGCGGAGCCGTCGGCGGTGCTCGCCACCGCCGACGCCATCCTCTCCGTGGCGGCCCTGCTGCGGCGTGAGCCGCGGCTGCGTCGGGCCCTGTCGGAGCCGGCCCGTTCCGGTGACGACCGGGCCGCGCTGCTCGGCGACATGCTGGGTGGGCGGATCGGCGCCGACGCGCTCGACCTGCTCGTCTCGCTCGTCGCCGGCCGCTGGTCGGCACCGTCGGAACTGCTCGACGGCGCCGAGCGGCTGGGCGTGGAGGCGCTGCTGGCCAGCGCCGACAAGGCCGGCGAGTTGGGTGAGGTCGAGGACGAACTGTTCCGCTTCGGTCAGGTCGTGGCCGGTCAGGCGGCGCTGAGCAACGCGCTCGCCGACCCGGTCGCCCCGGTCGAGCAGCGGGCCGCCCTGGCCCGCGAGTTGCTCGCCGACAAGGCCCGCCCGGCCACCGTCCGTCTCGTCGAGGTCGCGCTCGCCGGGTTCGGGGGGCGCTCCTTCACCGGCGCGCTCACCCGGCTGGTGGAGCTCGCCGCCGAGCGACGTGACCAGCAGGTGGCGTACGTGACCGTCGCGGCCCCGTTGAGTGACGAGGACGAGCGCCGACTGGGTGCGAGCCTCGGCGCGATATACGGTCGAGAGGTCTCCGTCAAGCAGACGGTGGACCCCAACGTCCTGGGTGGGGTGAGCGTGCGGGTCGGCTCCGACCTGTACGACGGCACCATCCTGCGCCGCCTCAACGAGACCCGCAACGCGCTCGCGAAGCGCTGA
- the murA gene encoding UDP-N-acetylglucosamine 1-carboxyvinyltransferase, whose amino-acid sequence MTHSLRIPDLTTPVRPDSAAGWPVVVGPGDAGDPAVSDVDVIRVRGDARLAGTVHVVGAKNSALKLMAAALLAPGRSVITNVPRITDIAIMGEVLRRLGCDVQFDADDPVDPMVAGGGVARSRSVTIDVPEQPGADADYDLVRRLRASICVLGPLLARRGYVRVAHPGGDAIGSRGLDMHISGLTRMGAEISGEHGFVIASAPHGLRGADIVLDFPSVGATENLVMAAVLAQGTTVIDNAAREPEIVDICTMLNQMGARIAGAGTSTLRITGVPGLRPVRHATVGDRIVAGTWAFGAAMTRGDVTVTGLDPAFLEIALDKVVAAGALVETRGDGFRVRMDERPRAVDVVTLPYPGFATDLLPMAIGLAAVSDGASLITENIFDGRFMFANEMMRLGADIKTDGHHAVVRGRERLSGAPVRATDIRAGAGLIIAGLCADGVTEVSHVHHVDRGYPDFVADLRALGVAVERGTAPEEPSLEI is encoded by the coding sequence ATGACGCACAGCCTACGGATTCCCGATCTGACGACCCCGGTGCGGCCGGACAGCGCCGCCGGTTGGCCGGTGGTGGTGGGCCCCGGCGACGCCGGTGATCCGGCGGTCAGCGACGTCGACGTCATCCGGGTGCGCGGTGACGCGCGGCTGGCCGGCACCGTACACGTGGTGGGCGCCAAGAACTCGGCGCTGAAGTTGATGGCGGCCGCGCTGCTGGCGCCGGGCCGCAGCGTGATCACCAACGTGCCACGGATCACGGACATCGCGATCATGGGGGAGGTGCTGCGCAGGCTGGGGTGTGACGTCCAGTTCGACGCGGACGACCCGGTCGACCCGATGGTCGCCGGCGGTGGCGTGGCCCGTTCCCGTTCGGTGACCATCGACGTCCCGGAGCAGCCGGGCGCGGACGCCGACTACGACCTGGTCCGGCGGCTGCGCGCGTCGATCTGCGTGCTCGGCCCGCTGCTGGCCCGCCGGGGGTACGTGCGGGTGGCGCATCCCGGCGGCGACGCGATCGGGTCGCGCGGGCTGGACATGCACATCTCCGGGCTGACCCGGATGGGTGCGGAGATTTCCGGTGAACACGGGTTCGTGATCGCCAGCGCGCCGCACGGGCTGCGGGGCGCGGACATCGTGTTGGACTTCCCCAGCGTCGGCGCGACCGAGAACCTGGTGATGGCGGCGGTGCTGGCCCAGGGCACCACGGTGATCGACAACGCGGCGCGGGAGCCGGAGATCGTCGACATCTGCACGATGCTCAACCAGATGGGCGCGCGGATCGCCGGCGCCGGCACCTCCACACTGCGGATCACCGGGGTTCCCGGGCTGCGCCCGGTGCGGCACGCGACGGTGGGGGACCGGATCGTCGCCGGCACCTGGGCGTTCGGCGCGGCGATGACCAGGGGCGACGTGACGGTGACCGGGCTGGACCCGGCCTTCCTGGAGATCGCGCTGGACAAGGTGGTGGCCGCCGGCGCGCTCGTGGAGACCCGGGGGGACGGCTTCCGCGTCCGGATGGACGAGCGGCCCCGGGCCGTGGACGTGGTCACCCTGCCGTACCCCGGGTTCGCCACCGACCTGCTGCCGATGGCGATCGGGCTGGCCGCGGTCAGCGACGGCGCATCGCTGATCACCGAGAACATCTTCGACGGGCGGTTCATGTTCGCCAACGAGATGATGCGGCTCGGCGCGGACATCAAGACCGACGGGCACCACGCTGTGGTTCGCGGCCGGGAGCGGCTCTCCGGCGCCCCGGTGCGGGCCACCGACATCCGGGCCGGCGCCGGCCTGATCATCGCCGGGCTCTGCGCGGACGGGGTCACCGAGGTCTCCCACGTGCACCACGTCGACCGGGGCTACCCGGACTTCGTGGCCGACCTGCGCGCGCTCGGCGTGGCCGTGGAGCGGGGCACCGCGCCGGAGGAGCCGTCGCTGGAGATCTGA
- a CDS encoding F0F1 ATP synthase subunit epsilon, whose protein sequence is MAQQLHVELVAVEEKVWSGDAEMLVARTTEGELGVLPGHAPLLGQLAEPGQVRIKLAGGEQVAYDVAGGFLSVSADGVTVLAESATPVSAQSR, encoded by the coding sequence GTGGCACAGCAGCTTCATGTCGAGCTCGTCGCCGTCGAGGAGAAGGTCTGGTCCGGTGACGCCGAGATGCTCGTCGCCCGGACGACCGAGGGCGAGCTCGGTGTCCTGCCGGGGCACGCACCGCTGCTCGGTCAGCTCGCCGAGCCTGGCCAGGTGCGCATCAAGCTGGCCGGTGGCGAGCAGGTCGCGTACGACGTGGCCGGCGGCTTCCTCTCGGTGAGCGCGGACGGCGTCACGGTGCTGGCCGAGAGCGCGACCCCGGTCTCCGCGCAGAGTCGCTGA
- the atpD gene encoding F0F1 ATP synthase subunit beta, with amino-acid sequence MTAPVETKTATGRVVRVIGPVVDAEFPRDAMPALFNALNVTVSLSGGDKTLTLEVAQHLGDNLVRAISMQPTDGLVRGAEVRDSGGPISVPVGDAVKGHVFNAIGECLNLTEGETIDADDRWGIHRKAPAFADLEPKTEMLETGIKVIDLLAPYVKGGKIGLFGGAGVGKTVLIQEMITRVARNFGGTSVFAGVGERTREGNDLIAEMTESGVIDKTALVYGQMDEPPGTRLRVALSALTMAEYFRDVKKQEVLLFIDNIFRFTQAGSEVSTLLGRMPSAVGYQPTLADEMGELQERITSVRGQAITSMQAIYVPADDYTDPAPATTFAHLDATTNLERSISDKGIYPAVDPLASSSRILAPEFVGQEHFQVATEVKRILQRYKDLQDIIAILGIEELSEEDKITVARARRIERFLSQNTYAAEQFTGVPGSTVPIKETIEAFRKISEGEYDHFPEQAFFMCGGLEDLEKKAEELMKG; translated from the coding sequence ATGACTGCCCCAGTAGAGACCAAGACGGCCACGGGTCGCGTGGTCCGGGTCATCGGCCCGGTCGTCGACGCCGAGTTCCCGCGCGACGCCATGCCGGCCCTGTTCAACGCCCTGAACGTCACCGTGAGCCTGTCCGGCGGTGACAAGACGCTGACCCTGGAGGTCGCCCAGCACCTGGGTGACAACCTGGTCCGCGCCATCTCGATGCAGCCAACCGACGGCCTGGTCCGCGGCGCGGAGGTTCGTGACTCCGGCGGGCCGATCTCCGTTCCGGTGGGCGACGCGGTCAAGGGCCACGTGTTCAACGCGATCGGCGAGTGCCTCAACCTCACCGAGGGTGAGACCATCGACGCCGACGACCGGTGGGGCATCCACCGCAAGGCGCCGGCCTTCGCCGACCTGGAGCCGAAGACCGAGATGCTGGAGACCGGCATCAAGGTGATCGACCTGCTCGCCCCGTACGTCAAGGGCGGCAAGATCGGCCTGTTCGGCGGCGCGGGCGTGGGCAAGACGGTGCTCATCCAGGAGATGATCACCCGGGTTGCCCGCAACTTCGGTGGTACCTCGGTCTTCGCCGGCGTGGGTGAGCGCACCCGTGAGGGCAACGACCTCATCGCCGAGATGACCGAGTCCGGCGTCATCGACAAGACCGCGCTGGTCTACGGCCAGATGGACGAGCCGCCGGGCACCCGGCTGCGGGTCGCGCTCTCCGCGCTCACCATGGCGGAGTACTTCCGCGACGTGAAGAAGCAGGAGGTGCTGCTCTTCATCGACAACATCTTCCGCTTCACCCAGGCCGGTTCCGAGGTCTCCACCCTGCTCGGCCGGATGCCGAGCGCCGTGGGTTACCAGCCGACCCTGGCCGACGAGATGGGCGAGCTCCAGGAGCGGATCACCTCCGTCCGGGGCCAGGCCATCACCTCGATGCAGGCGATCTACGTGCCGGCGGACGACTACACCGACCCCGCCCCGGCCACCACGTTCGCCCACCTGGACGCGACCACCAACCTGGAGCGGTCGATCTCCGACAAGGGCATCTACCCGGCGGTGGACCCGCTGGCGTCCTCGTCCCGGATCCTCGCCCCGGAGTTCGTCGGCCAGGAGCACTTCCAGGTCGCCACCGAGGTGAAGCGGATCCTGCAGCGCTACAAGGACCTGCAGGACATCATCGCCATCCTCGGCATCGAGGAGCTCTCCGAGGAAGACAAGATCACCGTGGCCCGGGCCCGGCGGATCGAGCGCTTCCTGTCGCAGAACACCTACGCGGCGGAGCAGTTCACCGGCGTGCCGGGCTCGACGGTTCCGATCAAGGAGACCATCGAGGCGTTCCGCAAGATCAGCGAGGGTGAGTACGATCACTTCCCCGAGCAGGCGTTCTTCATGTGCGGCGGTCTCGAGGACCTGGAGAAGAAGGCTGAGGAGCTGATGAAGGGCTGA
- a CDS encoding cob(I)yrinic acid a,c-diamide adenosyltransferase has protein sequence MAVHLTRIYTRAGDAGMTRLSNNEQVPKTDPRIAAYADVDECNAAIGVAIALGQLDEELRGVLASVQNDLFDVGADLATPVEPEPKYPPLRVTEEYVERLEGWCDEYNARLSKLDSFILPGGTPGAALLHVARTIARRAERAAWSLVSHDPDRTSTLPAKYLNRLSDLLFILSRTANPAGDVLWVPGGKR, from the coding sequence ATGGCCGTCCACCTCACGCGCATCTACACCAGGGCCGGCGACGCCGGCATGACCAGGCTGAGCAACAACGAGCAGGTACCGAAGACCGATCCACGGATCGCCGCGTACGCGGACGTCGACGAGTGCAACGCGGCGATCGGTGTCGCGATCGCGCTGGGCCAGCTCGACGAGGAGCTGCGCGGCGTGCTGGCGTCGGTGCAGAACGACCTGTTCGACGTCGGCGCCGACCTGGCCACCCCGGTCGAGCCGGAGCCGAAGTATCCGCCGCTGCGGGTGACCGAGGAGTACGTCGAGCGCCTGGAGGGCTGGTGCGACGAGTACAACGCGCGCCTGAGCAAGCTCGACTCCTTCATCCTCCCCGGCGGCACCCCGGGCGCGGCGCTGCTGCACGTGGCGCGGACCATTGCCCGGCGTGCGGAGCGGGCAGCGTGGTCGCTGGTCAGCCACGATCCGGATCGGACCAGCACGCTCCCGGCAAAGTATCTCAACCGGCTCTCCGATCTGCTCTTTATCCTGTCAAGAACGGCAAATCCGGCAGGAGATGTGCTATGGGTGCCGGGCGGCAAGCGCTGA
- a CDS encoding DUF2550 domain-containing protein yields the protein MEIVEGIGIGVVVILAALLVLFVRRALVTRSGGIIRLSVRVTTVLDGRGWSPGFGRFAGDELRWYRMFSFAIRPKRVLSRKGLAVERRRLPEGQERLSMPADWVILRCTSHHAPVEIAMARSTVTGFLSWLEAAPPGAVSPRMASQDWPAA from the coding sequence ATGGAGATCGTCGAGGGAATCGGGATCGGCGTAGTCGTCATCCTCGCCGCGCTTCTGGTCCTCTTCGTCCGGCGAGCTCTGGTCACCCGCAGCGGTGGCATCATCCGGCTCAGCGTCCGGGTCACCACTGTTCTCGACGGCCGCGGCTGGTCGCCCGGCTTCGGTCGCTTCGCCGGCGACGAGCTGCGGTGGTACCGGATGTTCAGCTTCGCGATCCGGCCCAAGCGGGTGCTCTCGCGCAAAGGGCTGGCGGTGGAGCGCCGACGGTTGCCCGAAGGTCAGGAACGGCTCTCCATGCCGGCCGACTGGGTGATCCTCCGCTGTACCAGTCACCACGCACCGGTGGAGATCGCCATGGCGCGGTCCACCGTCACCGGTTTCCTCTCCTGGCTCGAGGCCGCCCCTCCGGGGGCGGTCTCGCCGCGTATGGCCTCCCAGGACTGGCCGGCCGCCTGA
- a CDS encoding F0F1 ATP synthase subunit C, with protein sequence MDASVLAEVTGSTAAIGYGLAAIGPGIGVGLVFAAYIQSTARQPESSRMTLPYVWIGFAVIEALALLGIAFGFIWAGNAA encoded by the coding sequence ATGGACGCTAGCGTTCTCGCCGAGGTCACCGGTAGCACCGCTGCCATCGGCTACGGCCTCGCCGCCATCGGCCCCGGTATCGGCGTCGGCCTGGTCTTCGCCGCCTACATCCAGTCGACCGCCCGCCAGCCGGAGTCGTCCCGGATGACCCTGCCGTACGTCTGGATCGGCTTCGCCGTCATCGAGGCGCTGGCGCTGCTCGGCATCGCCTTCGGCTTCATCTGGGCCGGCAACGCCGCCTGA
- the atpA gene encoding F0F1 ATP synthase subunit alpha: MAELTISTEEIRGALERYVSSYSSDVSREEVGTVADTGDGIAHVEGLPSTKTNELLEFEDGTLGVALNLDVREIGVVVLGDSANLEEGQRVKRTDRVLSVPVGDAFLGRVVNALGQPIDGLGDIAEEGYRELELQAPNVMARQSVFEPLQTGIKAIDAMTPIGRGQRQLIIGDRKTGKTTVALDAILNQRDNWRTGDPKKQVRCIYVAIGQKASTIASIKGQLEEAGAMEYTTIVASPASDPAGFKYLAPYTGSSIGQHWMYGGKHVLIVFDDLSKQAEAYRAVSLLLRRPPGREAYPGDVFYLHSRLLERCAKLSDELGGGSMTGLPIIETKANDISAFIPTNVISITDGQIFLETDLFNQGVRPAINVGTSVSRVGGAAQVKPMKKVSGSLRLNLAQYRELEAFAAFASDLDKASQNQLNRGVRLVELLKQPNYSPYPVQEEVVSVWAGTEGKLDDVPVGEVRRFEAEFLQYLRHKHEAVLASIADNQWNDDITNALDSAVTEFKQVFLGKEDERTVNDAPAAPLEGDENRETVTRFRDGATDRPAES; this comes from the coding sequence ATGGCCGAGCTGACCATCTCGACGGAGGAGATCCGCGGCGCCCTGGAGCGCTACGTCTCCTCCTACTCGTCCGACGTCTCCCGCGAGGAGGTCGGCACCGTCGCCGACACCGGTGACGGTATCGCCCACGTCGAGGGCCTGCCCTCGACCAAGACCAACGAGCTCCTGGAGTTCGAGGACGGCACGCTCGGCGTGGCGCTGAACCTCGACGTCCGGGAGATCGGCGTCGTCGTCCTCGGTGACTCCGCCAACCTGGAGGAGGGGCAGCGCGTCAAGCGCACCGACCGGGTGCTCTCCGTTCCGGTCGGCGACGCCTTCCTCGGCCGCGTGGTCAACGCGCTCGGCCAGCCGATCGACGGCCTCGGCGACATCGCCGAGGAGGGTTACCGCGAGCTGGAGCTGCAGGCTCCGAACGTGATGGCCCGGCAGTCGGTGTTCGAGCCGCTGCAGACCGGCATCAAGGCCATCGACGCGATGACCCCGATCGGTCGGGGCCAGCGGCAGCTGATCATCGGTGACCGCAAGACCGGCAAGACCACCGTCGCCCTGGACGCGATCCTCAACCAGCGGGACAACTGGCGCACCGGCGACCCGAAGAAGCAGGTCCGCTGCATCTACGTCGCCATCGGCCAGAAGGCCTCCACCATCGCCTCGATCAAGGGGCAGCTGGAGGAGGCGGGCGCGATGGAGTACACGACCATCGTCGCGTCCCCGGCGTCCGACCCGGCTGGCTTCAAGTACCTGGCCCCGTACACCGGCTCGTCCATCGGGCAGCACTGGATGTACGGCGGCAAGCACGTCCTGATCGTCTTCGACGACCTGAGCAAGCAGGCCGAGGCGTACCGGGCCGTGTCGCTGCTGCTGCGTCGCCCGCCAGGCCGTGAGGCGTACCCGGGTGACGTCTTCTACCTGCACTCCCGCCTGCTGGAGCGCTGCGCGAAGCTCTCCGACGAGCTGGGTGGCGGCTCGATGACCGGTCTGCCGATCATCGAGACGAAGGCCAACGACATCTCGGCCTTCATCCCGACCAACGTCATCTCGATCACCGACGGCCAGATCTTCCTGGAGACCGACCTGTTCAACCAGGGCGTCCGTCCGGCGATCAACGTCGGCACCTCGGTCTCCCGGGTGGGTGGCGCCGCGCAGGTGAAGCCGATGAAGAAGGTCTCCGGTTCGCTGCGGCTCAACCTGGCCCAGTACCGGGAGCTGGAGGCGTTCGCCGCCTTCGCCTCCGACCTGGACAAGGCCTCGCAGAACCAGCTCAACCGTGGTGTCCGGCTCGTCGAGTTGCTCAAGCAGCCGAACTACTCGCCGTACCCGGTGCAGGAGGAGGTCGTCTCGGTCTGGGCCGGCACCGAGGGCAAGCTGGACGACGTCCCGGTGGGTGAGGTCCGGCGCTTCGAGGCGGAGTTCCTCCAGTACCTGCGGCACAAGCACGAGGCTGTCCTCGCGTCGATCGCCGACAACCAGTGGAACGACGACATCACCAACGCGCTCGACTCGGCGGTGACCGAGTTCAAGCAGGTCTTCCTCGGCAAGGAGGACGAGCGCACGGTGAACGACGCGCCCGCCGCTCCGCTGGAGGGCGACGAGAACCGCGAGACGGTGACCCGCTTCCGCGACGGCGCGACCGACCGCCCGGCCGAGAGCTGA
- a CDS encoding F0F1 ATP synthase subunit B, with protein sequence MYFLAAEGGETTHNPIIPLWQEIVVGTVAFAVLCFVLMKFVFPRMEQTFQARVDAIEGGIKRAEAAQAEANQLLEQYRAQLAEARTDAAKIRDDARADAEGIRQDILAKAREESDRVIQAGKDQLAAERATIVRELRAEVGAIAVDLASKIVGESLADEARRKGTVDRFLSGLESTGAR encoded by the coding sequence ATGTACTTCCTCGCCGCCGAGGGTGGTGAGACGACCCACAACCCGATCATCCCGCTCTGGCAGGAGATCGTGGTCGGTACGGTCGCCTTCGCCGTGCTCTGCTTCGTGCTGATGAAGTTCGTCTTCCCGCGCATGGAGCAGACGTTCCAGGCTCGGGTCGACGCGATCGAGGGCGGCATCAAGCGCGCCGAGGCCGCCCAGGCCGAGGCGAACCAGCTGCTCGAGCAGTACCGTGCCCAGCTCGCCGAGGCCCGGACCGACGCCGCCAAGATCCGTGACGACGCGCGGGCCGACGCCGAGGGCATCCGGCAGGACATCCTCGCCAAGGCGCGGGAGGAGTCCGACCGGGTCATCCAGGCGGGCAAGGACCAGCTCGCGGCCGAGCGGGCCACCATCGTGCGCGAGCTGCGCGCCGAGGTGGGCGCGATCGCTGTCGACCTGGCCAGCAAGATCGTTGGCGAGTCGCTCGCCGACGAGGCACGGCGTAAGGGCACCGTCGACCGGTTCCTGAGCGGTCTCGAGAGCACGGGGGCCCGCTGA
- a CDS encoding LCP family protein encodes MLVAKAGKSGRRSSIWRGVPRWARICTVFGTVLTVLSGAVLVGTEVLMARYEGAVGKADLFGDQAAGAQAKKSEIKGPLNILLVGIDPRTPTAAPLADSIMVLHVPASMDRAYLFSLPRDLYVQIPPFKKADFPGETTKINAAMSFGSKVPGKNPDAARGFELLATTVQKVTGIKRFDAGAIINFTGFQKIVDAMGGVTMYIEREVRSEHKQPDGTARPGNTRGEGYVGPQAVYKKGNQHLKGWQALDYVRQRYPKNGVPDSDYGRQRHQQQFVKAMVGQAFSADVVANPIKLDKVLRAAGQSLIFNGRGNSVVDFGLALKDIRPNTIEMIKLPGGGVFDGKKYLGEQFQPGVADFFTALHNEQLDPFLLEHPEFVNKSK; translated from the coding sequence ATGCTCGTGGCTAAGGCCGGCAAGAGTGGCCGCAGGTCGTCCATCTGGCGGGGTGTGCCGCGCTGGGCCAGGATCTGCACGGTGTTCGGGACCGTGCTGACCGTGCTCAGCGGGGCGGTGTTGGTCGGCACCGAGGTCCTGATGGCCCGTTACGAGGGGGCCGTCGGCAAGGCCGACCTCTTCGGTGACCAGGCGGCCGGGGCGCAGGCCAAGAAGAGCGAGATCAAGGGCCCGCTGAACATCCTGCTGGTCGGCATCGACCCGCGTACGCCGACCGCGGCGCCGCTGGCCGACTCGATCATGGTGCTGCACGTGCCGGCCTCGATGGACCGGGCCTACCTGTTCTCCCTGCCACGGGACCTCTACGTGCAGATTCCGCCCTTCAAGAAGGCCGATTTCCCGGGCGAGACCACGAAGATCAACGCTGCCATGTCGTTCGGCAGCAAGGTGCCGGGTAAGAACCCGGACGCGGCGCGCGGCTTCGAGCTGCTGGCGACCACTGTGCAGAAGGTGACAGGCATCAAGCGCTTCGACGCTGGCGCGATCATCAACTTCACCGGCTTCCAGAAGATCGTCGACGCCATGGGTGGCGTGACGATGTACATCGAGCGGGAGGTCAGGTCCGAGCACAAGCAGCCGGACGGCACGGCGCGCCCGGGCAACACGCGCGGCGAGGGCTACGTCGGCCCGCAGGCGGTTTACAAGAAGGGCAACCAGCACCTCAAGGGCTGGCAGGCCCTGGACTACGTCCGGCAGCGCTACCCGAAGAACGGTGTTCCGGATTCCGACTACGGCCGGCAGCGCCACCAGCAGCAGTTCGTCAAGGCAATGGTCGGCCAGGCGTTCAGCGCCGACGTGGTGGCCAACCCGATCAAGCTGGACAAGGTGCTCCGCGCCGCCGGTCAGTCGCTGATCTTCAACGGCCGGGGCAACAGCGTTGTCGACTTCGGTCTCGCGCTCAAGGACATCCGCCCGAACACGATCGAGATGATCAAGCTACCGGGTGGTGGGGTGTTCGACGGCAAGAAGTACCTGGGTGAGCAGTTCCAGCCCGGCGTCGCGGACTTCTTCACCGCGCTGCACAACGAACAACTCGACCCGTTCCTGCTGGAGCACCCGGAGTTCGTGAACAAGTCCAAGTAG
- a CDS encoding 3-hydroxyacyl-CoA dehydrogenase family protein produces the protein MAGRLAVVGAGLMGSGIAQVAAQAGWQVTLRDLDDAATTRGLDGIRKSLTKFAEKGRIEASEVEATLARITPTTDLEAAADADIVVEAVFERLEIKHEVFRALDKICRADAVLATNTSAIPVTQIAAVTERPEAVVGTHFFSPVPMMQLCELVRGYKTSDATLDTARAFAEEIGKTVVVVNRDIAGFVTTRLISALVMEAVKLVESGVVSAEDLDTACRLGFGHAMGPLATIDLTGVDVLLNATRNIYTDTGDEKFFPPELLQRMATAGDLGRKTGKGFYTY, from the coding sequence ATGGCGGGTCGACTCGCGGTCGTCGGGGCCGGGCTGATGGGCTCCGGCATCGCCCAGGTGGCGGCGCAGGCGGGCTGGCAGGTGACGCTGCGCGACCTGGACGACGCGGCCACCACACGGGGTCTGGACGGCATCCGGAAGTCACTGACGAAGTTCGCCGAGAAGGGCAGGATCGAGGCGTCCGAGGTCGAGGCGACGCTGGCCCGGATCACCCCGACCACCGACCTGGAGGCGGCGGCGGACGCGGACATCGTGGTCGAGGCTGTCTTCGAGCGGCTGGAGATCAAGCACGAGGTGTTCCGCGCCCTGGACAAGATCTGCAGGGCGGACGCGGTCCTCGCCACCAACACCTCGGCCATTCCGGTCACCCAGATCGCCGCGGTGACCGAGCGGCCCGAGGCGGTCGTCGGCACCCACTTCTTCTCCCCGGTGCCGATGATGCAGCTCTGCGAGCTGGTGCGCGGCTACAAGACCAGCGACGCCACGCTGGACACCGCGCGGGCCTTCGCCGAGGAGATCGGCAAGACGGTGGTGGTGGTCAACCGGGACATCGCCGGTTTCGTCACGACCCGGCTGATCTCGGCCCTGGTGATGGAGGCGGTCAAGCTCGTCGAGTCGGGCGTGGTGTCCGCGGAGGACCTGGACACCGCCTGCCGGCTCGGCTTCGGGCACGCCATGGGTCCGCTGGCCACCATCGACCTGACCGGGGTGGACGTGTTGCTGAACGCGACGCGGAACATCTACACCGACACCGGCGACGAGAAGTTCTTCCCGCCGGAGCTGCTCCAGCGGATGGCCACCGCCGGCGACCTGGGCCGCAAGACCGGCAAGGGCTTCTACACGTACTGA
- a CDS encoding F0F1 ATP synthase subunit gamma, with protein sequence MAAQVRVLRQRIRSAKSMKKITKAMELVATSRIAKAQARVEASLPYAQAITGVLTALASNARIDHPLLTPRERVRRAGVLLVTSDRGLAGGYSSNAIRMAESLIARLKADGKEPVLYVIGRKGVGFYRFRNRPIEANWTGFSEQPSFEDARAVGETLIKAFTAGADDVDGGPGGDGVLGVDELHIVYTEFHSLMTQTPVTKIVGPMQVEDRPRSEGLLPAYEFEPEAEALLDALLPRYINTRIYAALIESAASESAARRRAMKSATDNAEEMIEKYTREMNSARQAGITQEISEIVGGANALAASGSEV encoded by the coding sequence ATGGCGGCCCAGGTTCGCGTTCTTCGTCAACGGATCCGCTCGGCGAAGTCGATGAAGAAGATCACCAAGGCGATGGAGCTCGTGGCGACGAGCCGGATCGCCAAGGCCCAGGCCCGGGTGGAGGCGTCCCTGCCGTACGCCCAGGCCATCACCGGCGTGCTCACGGCGCTGGCGTCCAACGCGCGGATCGACCACCCGCTGCTCACCCCGCGCGAGCGGGTGCGGCGGGCGGGCGTCCTGTTGGTCACCAGCGACCGTGGCCTGGCCGGCGGCTACAGCTCCAACGCGATCAGGATGGCGGAGTCGCTGATCGCGCGGCTCAAGGCGGACGGCAAGGAGCCGGTGCTCTACGTCATCGGGCGTAAGGGCGTCGGGTTCTACCGGTTCCGGAACCGGCCGATCGAGGCGAACTGGACGGGCTTCAGCGAGCAGCCGTCGTTCGAGGACGCCCGCGCGGTGGGTGAGACGCTGATCAAGGCGTTCACCGCCGGCGCGGACGACGTCGACGGTGGTCCCGGCGGGGACGGGGTGCTCGGCGTCGACGAGCTGCACATCGTCTACACCGAGTTCCACTCGCTGATGACGCAGACGCCGGTCACCAAGATCGTCGGGCCGATGCAGGTGGAGGACCGGCCGCGCTCCGAAGGGCTACTGCCGGCGTACGAGTTCGAGCCGGAGGCGGAGGCGCTGCTCGACGCGCTCCTGCCGAGGTACATCAACACGCGGATCTACGCGGCGTTGATCGAGTCGGCGGCGAGTGAGTCGGCGGCGCGGCGGCGGGCGATGAAGAGTGCCACCGACAACGCCGAAGAGATGATCGAAAAGTACACGCGTGAGATGAACTCGGCCCGCCAGGCCGGGATCACCCAGGAGATCAGCGAGATCGTCGGCGGCGCGAACGCGCTGGCCGCGTCGGGAAGTGAAGTGTGA